In Zonotrichia albicollis isolate bZonAlb1 chromosome 3, bZonAlb1.hap1, whole genome shotgun sequence, a single window of DNA contains:
- the E2F6 gene encoding transcription factor E2F6 isoform X2: protein MASPEQWESLQPLQPDALRVSEAPMIDLNVQKDTPLVKKTVDIKRPRFDASLVLLTRKFMALLRKAPDGVLDLNEVAKTLGVRKRRVYDITNVLDGINLIQKRSKNHIQWIGKSLDQLIGRAPDQQNLKEELLDLSIMEEALDELIKNCAHQIFELIDDKENAKLAYVTYQDIRSIQAFQEQIVIAIKAPEETKLEIPVPKDDHIEVHVKSTKGPIDVYLCEVEKENPGAETCEDMDTVHI from the exons GCACCAATGATTGACCTGAATGTGCAGAAGGACACGCCGCTTGTGAAAA AAACTGTGGACATCAAAAGGCCTCGATTTGATGCATCCTTGGTGCTTTTGACACGAAAATTTATGGCTCTTCTCAGAAAAGCTCCAGACGGTGTCCTTGATTTAAATGAAGTAGCAAAAACACTAGGAGTACGAAAACGAAGAGTGTATGACATCACCAATGTGTTGGATGGCATCAACTTGATTCAGAAAAGATCTAAGAATCATATCCAGTGGAT AGGTAAGAGTCTTGACCAACTTATTGGAAGAGCACCAGACCAGCAGAACCTTAAAGAGGAACTTCTGGACTTATCAATCATGGAAGAAGCTCTGGATGAATTAATCAAGAATTGTGCTCATCAGATATTTGAACTAATAGATgacaaagaaaatgcaaa ACTAGCTTATGTGACGTACCAGGATATCCGAAGCATTCAGGCTTTTCAAGAACAGATTGTGATTGCAATCAAAGCTCCAGAGGAAACCAAATTGGAAATACCAGTTCCTAAAGAC GATCACATAGAAGTACATGTGAAGAGCACGAAAGGACCCATTGATGTGTATTTATGTGAGGTGGAAAAAGAGAATCCAGGTGCCGAAACTTGTGAAGATATGGATACTGTCCATATCTAG
- the E2F6 gene encoding transcription factor E2F6 isoform X3 → MASPEQWESLQPLQPDALRAPMIDLNVQKDTPLVKKTVDIKRPRFDASLVLLTRKFMALLRKAPDGVLDLNEVAKTLGVRKRRVYDITNVLDGINLIQKRSKNHIQWIGKSLDQLIGRAPDQQNLKEELLDLSIMEEALDELIKNCAHQIFELIDDKENAKLAYVTYQDIRSIQAFQEQIVIAIKAPEETKLEIPVPKDDHIEVHVKSTKGPIDVYLCEVEKENPGAETCEDMDTVHI, encoded by the exons GCACCAATGATTGACCTGAATGTGCAGAAGGACACGCCGCTTGTGAAAA AAACTGTGGACATCAAAAGGCCTCGATTTGATGCATCCTTGGTGCTTTTGACACGAAAATTTATGGCTCTTCTCAGAAAAGCTCCAGACGGTGTCCTTGATTTAAATGAAGTAGCAAAAACACTAGGAGTACGAAAACGAAGAGTGTATGACATCACCAATGTGTTGGATGGCATCAACTTGATTCAGAAAAGATCTAAGAATCATATCCAGTGGAT AGGTAAGAGTCTTGACCAACTTATTGGAAGAGCACCAGACCAGCAGAACCTTAAAGAGGAACTTCTGGACTTATCAATCATGGAAGAAGCTCTGGATGAATTAATCAAGAATTGTGCTCATCAGATATTTGAACTAATAGATgacaaagaaaatgcaaa ACTAGCTTATGTGACGTACCAGGATATCCGAAGCATTCAGGCTTTTCAAGAACAGATTGTGATTGCAATCAAAGCTCCAGAGGAAACCAAATTGGAAATACCAGTTCCTAAAGAC GATCACATAGAAGTACATGTGAAGAGCACGAAAGGACCCATTGATGTGTATTTATGTGAGGTGGAAAAAGAGAATCCAGGTGCCGAAACTTGTGAAGATATGGATACTGTCCATATCTAG